One genomic region from Amia ocellicauda isolate fAmiCal2 chromosome 4, fAmiCal2.hap1, whole genome shotgun sequence encodes:
- the cdkn1cb gene encoding cyclin-dependent kinase inhibitor 1C: MSNVQLSNSTLERMVARRTFPQHAKTGVCRSLFGPVDHDGLNREMKSTLREIFERDQRRWNFDFETDTPLEGDYAWEQSPGAAVPGFYRDSVQVGKTRIMAPARAVASLDSSAMGRESCPARDIPVPCPALESRLSSLGSTSVSGEINQENRSDRLNSGITSGCKTVPCVGRKRAPTTTTTTTSTTTTTHITDFYAKRKRLSDTKQHVENDSQSPPSIPTEQTPRKRIR, encoded by the exons ATGTCCAACGTACAACTCTCAAACAGCACTTTGGAGCGCATGGTGGCCAGGAGGACCTTCCCCCAGCACGCCAAGACTGGGGTCTGCAGGAGCCTCTTTGGACCGGTCGATCACGACGGGCTCAACCGGGAGATGAAGTCCACCCTGCGGGAGATCTTCGAGCGCGACCAGCGGCGGTGGAACTTCGACTTCGAGACCGACACGCCGCTGGAGGGCGACTACGCGTGGGAGCAGAGCCCGGGGGCCGCCGTCCCCGGCTTCTACCGGGACTCGGTGCAGGTCGGGAAAACGCGGATTATGGCCCCAGCCAGGGCGGTCGCATCCCTGGACTCGAGTGCGATGGGGAGGGAGTCGTGCCCGGCTCGGGATATACCTGTTCCTTGCCCCGCTCTGGAGAGTCGGCTGTCCAGTTTGGGGAGCACGTCTGTCTCGGGGGAAATCAATCAGGAGAACCGGTCAGATCGACTGAACTCTGGAATTACATCAGGCTGCAAAACGGTCCCTTGCGTTGGGCGAAAAAGAGCCCCCACTACTACAACCACCACCACATCCACGACCACCACCACGCATATTACAG ATTTCTACGCAAAGAGGAAAAGACTGTCCGACACGAAGCAACACGTCGAGAACGACTCCCAGTCCCCCCCCTCCATTCCCACTGAGCAAACCCCTCGCAAACGGATCCGATAA